A genomic segment from Desulfurella amilsii encodes:
- a CDS encoding HU family DNA-binding protein — MTKNEFVKVLAKKTNISQEKAKELLDATLSTIVETLKSGESVLFTGFGSFYVSNRAQRKGRNPQTGDAITIPAFKLPAFKVGAVFKEEINKQEKPASKGKKK; from the coding sequence ATGACAAAGAACGAGTTTGTGAAAGTATTGGCTAAAAAAACCAATATTTCTCAGGAGAAAGCGAAAGAACTCTTGGATGCTACACTATCTACAATAGTAGAAACGCTTAAATCAGGAGAGAGCGTATTATTTACTGGTTTTGGCAGCTTTTATGTATCAAATAGAGCCCAAAGAAAAGGCAGAAATCCTCAAACAGGTGATGCAATTACAATCCCTGCATTTAAGCTACCTGCATTTAAAGTAGGTGCTGTATTTAAAGAAGAGATAAACAAACAGGAAAAGCCAGCTTCAAAGGGCAAGAAAAAATAA
- a CDS encoding KUP/HAK/KT family potassium transporter — translation MLNSSLEKLKSTTKAMGLVFGDIGTSPIYTLAVVFILTKPTHENIMGVVSLVLWTLILLVSVEYVWLAMSISKRGEGGTTVLKEVLAPTLKSTRAVAFVTVLSYVGISFLMGDGVITPAISILSAVEGLTLVPKFSQLSNGVLLLIASIITIGLFVLQKKGTEKVASYFGPIMIIWFISLGISGLFSIFHYPQVLKAINPYYAIDFFIRDGFKGFVVLSDVILCATGGEALYADMGHLGKKPIVRAWYFVFSVLILSYLGQAAYAVTHHSKSSSVLFSMVFSQTSIFYIPFLILSILATIIASQAMISGVFSIVYQGIATHIFPMLKIDHTSDKLRSQIYINFVNWLLMFAVLYAMWHFQTSDNLAAAYGFAVNGTMLITAVFLIWIFHKKNLKIKMIASAFVFIITSFYFASNLYYKIPHGAYLTLFIAMIPLTVILIFTQGQKRLYKSLKSMDMKDFLLAYKESYANKPKLNGVAVFFTRNIQKVPPYIENTMLDNGIIYETNIFVTQKTSSHPFGVVYAFGEDLAKGLKILEIKAGYMEIVNIGKIFEDAKIKPTVMFYGVEDIITENIIWKIFALIKKVSPNFIKFHRLPSNKVHGVIVQVKM, via the coding sequence ATGCTTAATTCAAGCTTAGAAAAGCTAAAAAGCACGACAAAAGCAATGGGGCTTGTTTTTGGAGATATTGGCACAAGCCCCATTTATACATTGGCTGTAGTTTTTATTTTAACAAAGCCTACGCATGAAAATATCATGGGCGTTGTTTCACTCGTTTTGTGGACGCTGATTTTGCTTGTTAGCGTAGAATATGTATGGCTTGCAATGAGTATAAGCAAAAGGGGCGAAGGTGGCACAACCGTTTTGAAAGAAGTGCTTGCACCCACTCTAAAATCTACGCGCGCTGTTGCTTTTGTGACGGTTCTTTCTTACGTTGGTATATCGTTTTTAATGGGCGATGGCGTCATTACGCCTGCCATCTCTATTTTGAGCGCTGTTGAAGGTTTAACATTGGTGCCCAAATTTTCTCAATTGTCAAATGGAGTCTTACTTTTAATTGCAAGTATTATAACAATTGGTTTGTTTGTTTTGCAAAAAAAAGGCACAGAAAAAGTAGCAAGCTATTTTGGTCCAATTATGATTATTTGGTTTATCAGTTTGGGAATAAGCGGTTTATTTTCAATTTTCCACTACCCTCAAGTGTTAAAAGCAATTAATCCGTATTACGCCATTGATTTTTTTATCAGAGATGGGTTTAAAGGTTTTGTGGTCCTTTCTGATGTCATACTGTGCGCAACGGGTGGTGAAGCACTGTATGCTGATATGGGCCATTTGGGCAAAAAACCTATTGTTAGGGCATGGTATTTTGTATTTAGCGTTCTAATTTTGAGCTATTTAGGTCAAGCTGCCTATGCAGTAACGCATCACTCAAAAAGCTCAAGCGTGCTATTTAGTATGGTATTTTCTCAAACAAGTATATTTTACATACCTTTTTTGATCCTCAGCATCTTAGCAACAATCATTGCTTCCCAAGCTATGATTAGCGGGGTTTTTTCGATTGTTTATCAGGGAATAGCTACTCATATATTTCCTATGCTAAAAATAGACCATACGTCGGATAAATTACGCTCTCAAATTTATATCAATTTTGTTAACTGGCTACTGATGTTTGCCGTGCTTTATGCGATGTGGCATTTTCAAACATCAGATAATCTAGCCGCCGCTTATGGCTTTGCTGTTAACGGCACAATGCTAATTACAGCGGTATTTCTAATTTGGATATTCCACAAGAAAAATCTTAAAATAAAAATGATTGCTTCCGCTTTTGTTTTTATAATAACAAGCTTTTACTTTGCTTCAAACCTTTACTACAAAATACCCCACGGTGCGTATCTCACATTATTTATTGCTATGATACCTCTTACAGTAATACTTATTTTTACACAAGGCCAAAAAAGATTGTATAAATCATTAAAATCAATGGACATGAAAGATTTTTTATTGGCCTACAAGGAATCTTACGCAAACAAACCAAAATTAAATGGTGTGGCTGTATTTTTTACAAGAAACATACAAAAAGTACCGCCATATATTGAAAACACTATGTTAGATAATGGCATTATTTACGAAACAAATATCTTTGTTACACAGAAAACTTCCAGTCATCCATTTGGTGTAGTTTATGCATTTGGCGAGGATTTAGCAAAAGGCTTAAAAATTCTTGAAATAAAAGCAGGCTATATGGAAATTGTTAATATTGGAAAAATTTTTGAAGATGCAAAAATCAAACCAACCGTTATGTTTTATGGCGTAGAAGACATTATTACAGAAAATATTATTTGGAAAATCTTTGCTTTAATCAAAAAAGTTTCACCAAACTTTATAAAATTTCACAGATTGCCATCAAATAAAGTCCACGGCGTAATAGTGCAAGTTAAAATGTAA
- a CDS encoding phosphomannomutase/phosphoglucomutase, whose product MKVDDSVFREYDIRGIVGENLDEQFASQLGQAFAIHLKKALSKENLTVSIGYDARLSSKDLFHALCYGFNTQGAKVIDIGLVATPVAYFSLFNLDIDGGIMITASHNPPQYNGFKLSVGKRTIFGEEIQTIKEIMKQTQETSIKTPEFVSYDIIKDYTEYIINQFKELKTYTNKPKVVLDAGNGTGGFIAYPILKELGFDVIGLYIEPDGTFPNHHPDPTVEENLKELKKTLREKSYDIGIGYDGDADRIGAVLKNDDTLYGDQLLLLFAQDILKEHKGAKIVGEVKCSQVLYDKIAQFGGKAIMWKAGHSLIKAKMKEEKALLGGEMSGHIFFADRYFGYDDAIYVSLRLLEILTKERINLEEWKNNLPKTFNTPEIRIDCPEDKKVLVTQEIENYYIKNKEKYSITDIITIDGIRFNTKDGWGLVRSSNTQPALVLRFEANSTENLEKLKNDTLNLVNKTISSA is encoded by the coding sequence ATGAAAGTGGATGATAGTGTTTTTAGAGAATATGATATAAGAGGCATTGTAGGTGAAAATTTAGACGAGCAATTTGCCTCTCAGCTTGGACAAGCTTTTGCAATTCACCTAAAAAAAGCTCTAAGTAAAGAAAATCTAACTGTTAGCATTGGATACGATGCAAGGCTAAGCTCAAAAGATTTATTTCACGCTTTATGTTATGGTTTTAACACGCAAGGTGCAAAAGTAATAGATATAGGCCTCGTTGCTACACCCGTTGCGTATTTTTCTCTATTTAATTTAGACATTGACGGTGGTATTATGATAACCGCTTCACACAACCCGCCTCAATACAATGGTTTTAAACTAAGCGTAGGCAAAAGGACGATTTTTGGTGAAGAAATACAAACAATTAAAGAAATAATGAAACAAACGCAAGAGACATCTATAAAAACACCAGAGTTTGTTAGCTACGATATAATTAAAGATTATACTGAGTATATAATAAACCAGTTTAAAGAGTTAAAAACCTACACAAACAAGCCCAAAGTTGTATTGGATGCTGGCAATGGCACAGGTGGTTTTATTGCCTATCCTATATTAAAAGAGCTGGGATTTGATGTGATTGGGCTATATATTGAACCAGATGGAACATTTCCAAATCACCACCCAGATCCGACCGTTGAAGAGAATTTAAAAGAACTTAAAAAAACTCTTAGAGAAAAATCTTATGATATAGGCATAGGCTACGATGGAGATGCAGATAGAATTGGAGCTGTATTAAAAAATGACGATACGCTTTATGGGGATCAGCTGCTGTTGCTTTTTGCTCAAGATATATTAAAAGAACACAAAGGCGCAAAAATTGTGGGAGAAGTGAAGTGCTCTCAGGTGCTTTACGATAAAATAGCTCAATTTGGCGGTAAAGCTATAATGTGGAAAGCGGGTCACTCATTGATTAAAGCTAAGATGAAAGAAGAAAAGGCCCTGCTTGGTGGCGAAATGAGTGGCCATATATTTTTTGCCGATAGATATTTTGGCTATGATGATGCAATATATGTATCTTTACGACTCCTTGAAATTCTAACTAAAGAGCGTATAAATTTAGAAGAATGGAAAAACAATTTGCCAAAAACTTTCAATACACCAGAAATTAGGATAGATTGCCCTGAAGATAAAAAGGTACTTGTTACTCAAGAAATTGAAAATTACTACATAAAGAATAAAGAAAAGTACTCTATTACAGACATAATAACTATAGACGGCATAAGATTCAATACAAAAGACGGCTGGGGACTAGTAAGATCAAGCAATACGCAGCCTGCGCTTGTGCTTAGATTTGAAGCAAATAGCACAGAAAATTTAGAAAAGTTAAAAAACGATACACTAAATTTAGTTAACAAAACGATTTCGTCAGCATAA
- a CDS encoding 6-hydroxymethylpterin diphosphokinase MptE-like protein: MLEKNASATDKKGAYLKKLLENIKPRPLENNTEEYTKTHSKKEDVIVLIGFGNGKLAKHLIEDFPNNTIICYETDLESLKYVLDNIDVSECFKHDNFFFFANKEEEIENTITATFNLFAGKFNFGNLIVITNPLLDETKAKKIDETIQKLYMPVVLNRNTLLLKSQYIIENIVKNISDAALGQGLSFLKNKAKGKPALIVASGPSLSNDIETIKKYRNKFIIIAVDSVINVLDQNNIKADIICGLDYQQVTLEKYSPLMKNNKACESLFVFEPAIFYQIPKLFKNKIYKTEENAFLELLDVKPNYEVFPINAVTHLAVNTAYILGANPIVFVGQDWAYTKLEHHAKGTILPQGLPEKLIWVKGNYEEKVPTDENLYSGLTIMSEIAKFLISNGKQVINATSGGAYIENTKIKTLEEIAKRIKKNTSFTVQFNKKSSLSKYIKKLKNLLTQMNQAIHKADKAIKLNQSIQKIYAKYKDIEKIRLKVEESNKINNELYTNPTMTKFVFFFYFQEFYNYFKEETDIENQTIEKRLEQSSKYFELVRQHTQSLLELVKKTIHFLELKNDFLQKFDENIKNNDKLFELLMNCYNFGDIYFGLEMLDKIDIKNNPKLIFAKAKLLSNYRYFHKQTIGLFEKAIELDPDFELAKNELAVEKYKIVSHLILAKDAILNRNDFITAKRLIERAKDYDPCDKQVKQWLGMINNLENMQTMQERQKVIKEQLKIEGSIPEYDKAIELLKQNNIDEAYSVLEDLNNKYPAFGDALFLMGSILIDKKEFDKALEFLNQAKSLLPYHPFVYIALAKIYMSKEIYDKAKETLETALSLNPGLKDEIGENLGDLYYEFGEYEKALSLYESHLQITQDKVKLLMKIALCYKGLGLIQSYNQILSKLQELSSNA; this comes from the coding sequence ATGTTAGAAAAAAACGCATCGGCCACTGACAAAAAAGGAGCATATTTAAAAAAATTACTTGAAAATATTAAGCCAAGGCCGCTTGAAAATAATACAGAAGAATACACAAAAACCCATTCAAAAAAAGAAGATGTAATTGTGCTTATTGGTTTTGGAAATGGAAAATTAGCAAAACATCTCATCGAAGATTTTCCAAACAACACAATTATATGTTACGAAACAGATTTAGAAAGTCTAAAATATGTGCTTGATAATATTGATGTATCAGAGTGCTTTAAACATGACAATTTCTTTTTCTTTGCAAATAAAGAAGAAGAAATAGAAAATACAATAACAGCTACTTTTAATTTATTTGCCGGAAAATTTAACTTTGGAAATCTCATTGTAATAACAAACCCCCTTTTAGATGAAACAAAAGCTAAAAAAATAGACGAAACCATACAAAAACTCTACATGCCAGTTGTTCTAAACCGCAACACGCTTTTGTTAAAATCACAATACATCATTGAAAATATAGTAAAAAACATATCAGATGCAGCGCTTGGCCAAGGACTGTCTTTTTTAAAAAACAAAGCTAAAGGTAAGCCTGCCCTCATTGTAGCATCTGGTCCATCGCTTTCAAATGATATAGAAACAATAAAGAAATATCGCAATAAATTTATTATTATAGCAGTAGACTCAGTTATCAACGTTTTAGACCAAAACAACATAAAAGCTGATATTATTTGTGGCCTTGATTATCAGCAGGTTACGCTTGAAAAATACTCTCCTTTAATGAAAAATAACAAAGCCTGCGAAAGTCTTTTTGTGTTTGAACCAGCTATATTTTACCAAATACCTAAATTATTTAAAAACAAAATCTATAAAACAGAAGAAAATGCCTTTTTAGAATTGCTTGATGTAAAACCAAACTACGAGGTATTTCCAATAAACGCTGTAACGCATTTGGCTGTAAATACTGCCTATATTTTAGGGGCGAATCCTATTGTTTTCGTAGGTCAAGACTGGGCATATACAAAGCTAGAGCACCATGCAAAAGGTACAATACTACCGCAAGGCTTACCAGAAAAACTCATTTGGGTAAAAGGCAATTACGAAGAAAAAGTCCCAACAGACGAAAACCTATACTCAGGACTCACCATTATGTCGGAGATTGCTAAATTTTTAATATCAAATGGTAAACAAGTAATAAACGCGACAAGCGGTGGTGCCTATATTGAAAATACTAAAATTAAAACACTTGAAGAAATAGCAAAAAGAATTAAAAAAAATACAAGCTTTACGGTCCAGTTTAACAAAAAATCATCTTTGTCAAAGTACATTAAAAAATTAAAAAATTTGCTTACACAAATGAATCAAGCCATACATAAAGCCGACAAAGCCATAAAGCTAAATCAATCTATACAAAAAATATATGCAAAATATAAAGATATTGAAAAAATCCGTTTAAAAGTCGAAGAATCAAACAAAATAAACAATGAGCTCTATACAAACCCTACAATGACTAAATTTGTATTTTTTTTCTATTTCCAAGAATTTTACAATTACTTTAAAGAAGAAACAGACATAGAAAACCAGACCATAGAAAAAAGATTAGAGCAATCCAGCAAATATTTCGAGCTTGTAAGACAACACACGCAAAGCTTACTCGAGCTTGTTAAAAAAACAATCCACTTTCTTGAGCTCAAAAATGACTTTTTGCAAAAATTTGATGAAAACATAAAAAATAACGATAAATTATTTGAATTACTTATGAATTGCTATAATTTTGGAGATATATACTTTGGTCTTGAGATGCTTGATAAAATTGACATAAAAAACAACCCAAAACTCATATTTGCAAAAGCCAAGCTTTTGTCTAACTACAGATATTTTCATAAACAAACAATTGGACTATTTGAAAAAGCCATTGAACTTGACCCAGATTTTGAGTTAGCCAAAAACGAGCTTGCTGTCGAAAAATACAAGATTGTCTCACACCTTATACTTGCAAAAGATGCCATTTTAAACAGAAACGATTTTATAACGGCAAAAAGACTCATAGAAAGGGCTAAAGATTATGATCCTTGCGATAAACAGGTCAAACAATGGCTTGGTATGATAAATAATTTGGAAAATATGCAGACAATGCAAGAGCGACAAAAAGTAATTAAAGAACAGCTTAAAATCGAAGGCTCTATACCAGAATACGATAAAGCCATAGAATTATTGAAACAAAACAACATTGATGAAGCCTACAGCGTGCTTGAAGACCTAAACAACAAATATCCTGCTTTTGGCGATGCGCTGTTTTTAATGGGAAGCATCTTAATAGACAAAAAGGAGTTTGACAAAGCTTTAGAGTTTCTCAATCAGGCAAAAAGCCTGCTTCCCTACCATCCCTTTGTTTATATTGCACTAGCTAAGATTTATATGTCAAAAGAAATATACGATAAGGCCAAAGAAACACTTGAAACTGCCCTAAGCTTAAACCCAGGATTAAAAGATGAAATTGGAGAAAACCTTGGGGATTTGTACTATGAGTTTGGCGAGTATGAAAAAGCCTTATCGCTTTATGAATCGCACTTGCAAATCACGCAAGATAAAGTAAAACTGCTTATGAAAATAGCATTGTGTTATAAAGGCTTAGGCCTAATTCAAAGCTATAACCAAATTTTGTCAAAATTACAAGAGCTATCATCAAATGCTTAA
- a CDS encoding cytochrome b N-terminal domain-containing protein — protein sequence MLKKQDFTYYLGWLTLSFLGISIISGVALLFRYDPTTFQKAQDSMFLISDAYSFGWLIRSAHFYSSELFFIFLIIHTVWHVYLEDYKDKKYVYWLALVAIIVIAFFEMFTGFVLKANNEGDFASLIMQHIILSTPFFGQYIVGLFYSQEYPSIYFYFYHICILPFVLILLNYYHIKRMFTSFENTLIAFFATIFLSVFFSLSAPYDVVSSAKHPIIWGPWFFWSIQWSLFYIAPFIAGIILPILGLSTLALLPNQKFYFLKRVFLVGIVLYFIIIFYIMLFR from the coding sequence ATGCTAAAAAAGCAAGACTTTACGTACTATCTAGGCTGGCTTACCCTATCTTTTTTGGGTATATCAATTATATCTGGTGTAGCTTTGCTTTTTCGATATGACCCAACTACGTTTCAAAAAGCCCAAGATAGCATGTTTTTAATTAGCGATGCATACAGTTTTGGTTGGTTAATACGTAGTGCACACTTTTACTCAAGTGAGTTATTCTTTATTTTTTTAATCATACATACAGTCTGGCATGTATATCTAGAGGATTATAAAGACAAAAAGTATGTTTACTGGTTAGCACTTGTTGCTATTATTGTGATTGCTTTTTTTGAAATGTTTACCGGATTTGTTTTAAAAGCAAACAATGAGGGTGATTTTGCATCGCTTATAATGCAACACATAATTTTATCAACACCTTTTTTTGGTCAGTATATAGTAGGTTTATTTTACTCACAAGAATATCCTTCAATTTATTTTTACTTTTATCATATATGTATTTTACCTTTTGTGTTGATTTTGCTGAATTATTACCACATAAAACGTATGTTTACTAGCTTTGAGAATACGTTGATAGCTTTTTTTGCAACAATTTTTCTTAGTGTTTTTTTTAGCTTAAGTGCACCATACGACGTTGTGTCTAGCGCAAAACACCCGATCATTTGGGGGCCCTGGTTCTTTTGGTCAATACAGTGGAGTTTGTTTTATATAGCACCATTTATCGCAGGTATTATTTTACCAATCCTAGGACTCTCAACGCTTGCACTTTTACCCAACCAAAAATTTTATTTTTTAAAGAGGGTTTTTTTAGTCGGCATTGTTTTGTATTTTATAATTATTTTTTATATAATGCTATTTAGATGA
- a CDS encoding sulfide-dependent adenosine diphosphate thiazole synthase has translation MALDERIISRAIIERYFQKLLANIDCDCAIVGAGPAGLVCGYELVKNGLKVTLFDKRLSVGGGMWGGAMMFNEIVVQEEGKLILDEFDIKCSLFEPNYYTTDSIEAITTLISKTVKAGVKIFNGIEIEDVVLKKVDGDYKVGGVVINWTTVNMAHLPVDPIVISSSFTVDATGHDAHLAETLVRKGGVKLNTDSGAVIGEKPMWAQIGEQDTVNHTKEIFSGLYVCGMAANAVSGAHRMGPIFGGMLNSGKKCAQLILEKWSRK, from the coding sequence ATGGCATTAGACGAAAGGATTATTTCTAGAGCAATTATTGAACGCTATTTCCAAAAATTACTGGCAAACATCGATTGTGATTGTGCAATTGTAGGCGCAGGACCAGCAGGGTTGGTTTGTGGCTATGAGTTAGTAAAAAATGGTTTAAAGGTGACTTTATTTGATAAGAGATTATCTGTTGGCGGTGGCATGTGGGGTGGCGCAATGATGTTTAATGAGATAGTTGTTCAAGAAGAAGGCAAGCTGATATTAGATGAGTTTGATATCAAATGCTCGCTTTTTGAGCCGAACTACTATACAACAGACTCCATTGAAGCTATTACAACGCTTATATCGAAAACCGTAAAAGCAGGTGTAAAGATTTTTAACGGCATTGAAATAGAAGATGTTGTGTTAAAAAAAGTTGATGGAGACTACAAGGTAGGCGGCGTTGTGATAAATTGGACAACCGTCAATATGGCGCATTTGCCCGTTGATCCTATTGTTATAAGTTCTAGTTTTACTGTGGATGCTACAGGACATGATGCTCACCTTGCAGAAACGCTTGTAAGAAAAGGTGGTGTAAAACTAAATACAGATTCAGGCGCTGTTATTGGCGAAAAGCCTATGTGGGCGCAAATCGGAGAGCAAGATACAGTTAATCATACAAAAGAAATATTTAGTGGTCTTTATGTATGCGGCATGGCAGCAAATGCAGTGAGTGGTGCGCATAGAATGGGACCAATATTTGGTGGTATGTTGAATTCTGGAAAGAAATGTGCTCAATTGATATTAGAAAAATGGAGCAGAAAATGA
- a CDS encoding thiamine pyrophosphate-dependent enzyme, translated as MIKVLSGNEAIAHALLENNVRFASGYPGTPSSEILTTALKIKSKYNLDAYIEWSINEKVALEEAISASFACVDSAFFCKQVGLNVALDPLMSAALTGTNAALLIVAADDPGPYSSQTEQDSRFLAFFAKIPVFDPSDIKEAYDFTKKALKLSRQYQLPVMLRTTMRISHGRQNINIKEKIENIELNANFEKNPSRFAATPKLRYILHKKLNEKLYTIASKNQLKFDFSGKILIISSGLVYSNIYELILEHNLEDKVTLAKSDMPYPLSDVDLTSFERVITVEETYPLIELQLNTQGRRNNLVPKEGELTFDVCEKILYNIGVLRSFTPVNVDFKDKPPSLCPGCAHRSAFFEIKQVYKDAIFTGDIGCYTLGVNLGATDTVHCMGASVSFAFGFNKAFKLSAKKQHIVAIIGDSTFFHTGLTALIDAIHNKAAFLLVILDNSTVAMTGNQKTLSSSTDSLESSAKSISIEKIIQSLGASFLEVIDPYDYQKSIETLIASKRCIDQNQEIAVIIFRHLCINTDEGLKNNPVVKVFVDDNCKGCKLCIDEFECQSLVFNEQTQKVEIDRKTCIDCAQCIYSCPFNSIGVLE; from the coding sequence ATGATAAAAGTTTTGTCTGGAAACGAAGCAATAGCTCACGCGCTTTTAGAAAACAATGTAAGGTTTGCAAGTGGTTATCCTGGCACACCATCAAGCGAGATACTAACTACAGCGTTAAAAATTAAATCAAAGTATAATTTAGATGCCTATATTGAATGGTCGATAAACGAAAAAGTTGCATTAGAAGAAGCTATAAGCGCAAGTTTTGCTTGCGTTGACTCAGCGTTTTTTTGTAAACAAGTGGGACTTAATGTGGCACTTGATCCTTTAATGAGTGCTGCACTTACTGGAACAAACGCAGCTCTTTTAATTGTTGCAGCCGATGATCCTGGCCCTTATTCTTCTCAAACAGAACAAGATTCACGATTTTTGGCTTTTTTTGCTAAAATCCCTGTTTTTGATCCATCCGATATAAAAGAAGCTTATGATTTTACAAAGAAAGCACTAAAATTAAGCAGGCAATACCAATTACCCGTGATGTTAAGGACCACAATGCGTATATCTCATGGTCGACAAAATATAAATATAAAAGAAAAAATTGAAAATATTGAGCTTAATGCCAATTTCGAAAAAAACCCATCGCGCTTTGCGGCTACGCCAAAGCTAAGGTATATTTTGCACAAAAAACTAAACGAAAAACTCTACACTATAGCGTCAAAAAATCAGTTAAAATTTGATTTTTCTGGGAAAATTCTCATTATTTCAAGTGGTTTGGTCTATAGCAACATCTATGAGCTCATCTTGGAGCATAATTTAGAAGATAAAGTCACGCTTGCAAAGTCAGATATGCCCTATCCATTGTCAGATGTTGATTTGACAAGTTTTGAGAGGGTTATAACAGTAGAAGAAACATACCCTTTAATAGAGCTACAGTTAAATACACAGGGCAGAAGAAACAACTTAGTACCTAAAGAAGGCGAGCTTACTTTTGATGTGTGCGAAAAAATTTTGTACAATATAGGCGTTTTAAGGTCATTTACTCCAGTTAATGTTGATTTTAAAGACAAACCCCCATCATTATGTCCAGGCTGTGCGCACAGAAGCGCTTTTTTTGAAATTAAGCAAGTTTACAAGGATGCTATTTTTACAGGCGATATTGGTTGTTATACGCTTGGTGTAAATTTAGGTGCAACAGACACAGTCCACTGCATGGGAGCAAGCGTTTCGTTTGCTTTTGGTTTTAATAAAGCGTTTAAGCTTTCTGCAAAAAAACAGCATATTGTAGCTATTATTGGTGATTCTACTTTTTTTCACACAGGTTTGACTGCATTAATTGATGCTATTCATAATAAAGCGGCCTTTTTGCTTGTAATACTTGATAACTCTACTGTAGCAATGACTGGCAATCAAAAAACACTCTCTAGCTCAACTGATTCGCTTGAGTCTAGTGCAAAGTCAATCAGTATTGAAAAAATCATTCAAAGCTTAGGTGCGAGTTTTTTGGAGGTTATAGACCCATATGATTATCAAAAAAGCATCGAAACACTAATTGCGTCGAAGCGTTGCATTGATCAAAATCAAGAAATTGCCGTTATAATTTTTAGACATTTATGTATAAACACAGATGAAGGGCTAAAAAATAACCCAGTTGTTAAAGTTTTCGTAGATGATAATTGCAAAGGTTGCAAACTATGTATCGATGAGTTTGAGTGTCAATCACTTGTATTTAATGAACAAACTCAAAAAGTTGAGATAGATAGAAAAACATGCATTGACTGCGCACAGTGTATTTATTCTTGCCCATTTAACTCTATTGGTGTGTTAGAATGA
- a CDS encoding PLDc N-terminal domain-containing protein, translated as MGLFKGFLFFGLLSIIIAILWLMALIDILKSDFKDGLTKVIWLVFVIFLPFLGSILYFFIGRDQKLKND; from the coding sequence ATGGGGCTGTTTAAAGGGTTTTTGTTTTTTGGTCTGTTATCAATAATAATAGCTATTTTATGGTTAATGGCTTTAATTGACATACTAAAAAGCGATTTTAAAGACGGTTTGACTAAAGTCATATGGTTAGTTTTTGTTATTTTTTTGCCATTTTTGGGTTCTATCTTGTACTTTTTTATTGGTAGAGACCAAAAACTTAAAAATGACTAG